A single genomic interval of Pyrus communis chromosome 5, drPyrComm1.1, whole genome shotgun sequence harbors:
- the LOC137733232 gene encoding probable inactive purple acid phosphatase 27, whose amino-acid sequence MGSCRVSNYSFVFFILFLCSFASSSFSSSLHPLVFNSKVEHLNHTAISEFRVLNRRFLGDCPNPSPYLQISTNSSASGLGDEEYVSVNISGVLRPSKDDWVAMISPSHSDVSSCLANGILYAQTGDFEKLPLLCHYPVKAAYMSNDPDYLSCKKKECQKYQNGRCMVSTCGGSLSFHVINIRTDIEFVLFSGGFEEPCILKKSNPLKFTNPNKPLYGHLSSIDSTGTSMRLTWVSGQKEPQQVQYGNRKKQTSGVTTFSQDDMKSSAIPSPAKDFGWHDPGFIHTVVMRGLKPSSSFSYRYGSDSVGWSDQIQFQTPPAGGSDELKFLAFGDMGKAPRDSSAMHYIQPGSLSVIQAVADEINSGNVDSIFHIGDISYATGFLVEWDLFLQQISPVASRVSYMTAIGNHERDYIDTGSVYILPDSGGESGVPYETYFPMPTSAKDKPWYSIEQAGVHFTVISTEHDWSTNSEQYQWMRKDMASVDRSKTPWLIFMGHRPMYSSSPGFLNVDKIFVNEVEPLLLESKVDLVLFGHVHNYERTCAVYKSECKGLPQKDENGIDTYDHSNYSAPVHAVIGMAGFTLDGFSSGVNNPWSLSKISEFGYLRGHATKKEMKLELMNADTRKIEDRFRITK is encoded by the exons ATGGGGTCCTGTAGGGTTTCCAATTATTCATTCGTTTTCTTCATATTGTTTCTGTGttcttttgcttcttcttctttttcatcatCCTTGCACCCTTTGGTTTTCAACTCCAAAGTTGAACACCTTAATCACACAGCAATATCTGAGTTTAGGGTTCTTAACAGAAGATTTCTAGGCGACTGTCCGAATCCGAGCCCTTATCTCCAAATTAGTACTAATTCAAGTGCTTCTGGCCTTGGAGATGAAGAATATGTGAGTGTCAATATTAGTGGCGTCCTGCGTCCTTCCAAAGATGATTGGGTCGCCATGATATCACCTTCTCATTCTGA TGTATCAAGCTGCCTAGCCAATGGAATTCTTTATGCACAAACCGGAGATTTTGAAAAACTTCCTCTTCTCTGCCATTATCCTGTCAAG GCAGCATACATGAGCAATGATCCTGACTATCTCAGCTGCAAGAAGAAGGAATGCCAAAAGTATCAGAATGGTCGATGCATGGTGTCCACCTGTGGTGGTTCATTATCATTTCATGTTATCAACATCAGAACCGACATTGAATTTGTGTTGTTTTCCGGTGGATTTGAGGAACCTTGTATTCTCAAGAAGTCAAACCCTCTGAAATTTACCAATCCGAATAAGCCATTATATGGACATCTCTCAAGCATCGATTCAACTGGAACATCG ATGAGATTAACATGGGTTAGTGGACAGAAGGAACCTCAGCAAGTGCAATATGGCAACAGAAAAAAACAGACATCAGGAGTTACTACATTTTCACAAGACGATATGAAAA GTTCAGCTATACCAAGTCCAGCCAAGGACTTCGGCTGGCATGATCCGGGCTTCATTCACACAGTAGTAATGAGAGGACTTAAGCCTTCATCTAGTTTCTCTTATAGATACGGAAG CGATTCAGTTGGTTGGAGTGATCAAAtccaattccaaactccaccaGCAGGAGGATCTGATGAACTCAAATTTCTTGCATTTGGCGACATGGGAAAGGCTCCTCGTGATTCTTCGGCGATGCATTACATTCAG CCAGGATCTCTTTCAGTGATTCAAGCCGTGGCCGATGAAATAAATTCCGGGAATGTAGACTCTATCTTCCACATTGGAGACATTAGCTATGCTAcaggatttttagttgaatggGATCTTTTCCTTCAACAAATCAGTCCAGTCGCTTCTCGAGTTTCTTACATGACAGCAATAGGAAACCATGAGAG GGACTACATAGACACTGGATCAGTTTATATTTTACCAGATTCAGGTGGAGAATCTGGAGTCCCTTATGAGACTTACTTCCCTATGCCAACCTCAGCAAAGGATAAGCCATGGTATTCCATAGAACAAGCAGGTGTTCACTTTACGGTGATTTCAACAGAGCATGACTGGTCCACAAATTCTGAGCAG TATCAATGGATGAGAAAGGACATGGCTTCAGTTGATCGATCTAAAActccttggttgatttttatGGG GCATAGACCCATGTATTCCTCCTCACCTGGATTCCTCAATGTTGATAAAATATTTGTCAACGAAGTGGAACCATTACTGCTCGAGAGCAAA GTTGATTTAGTCCTATTTGGTCATGTCCATAACTACGAGCGAACTTGTGCGGTTTATAAGAGTGAATGCAAAGGATTGCctcaaaaagatgaaaatgggATTGACACATATGATCATAGCAACTACAGTGCCCCAGTGCACGCTGTAATTGGTATGGCTGGCTTTACCTTGGACGGGTTCTCAAGTGGT GTTAATAATCCTTGGAGTTTATCCAAGATTTCTGAATTTGGTTATCTAAGAGGACATGCTACAAAGAAAGAGATGAAATTAGAG CTTATGAATGCAGATACAAGAAAGATTGAAGACAGATTCCGCATTACAAAATAG